Proteins encoded by one window of Hylaeus volcanicus isolate JK05 chromosome 7, UHH_iyHylVolc1.0_haploid, whole genome shotgun sequence:
- the LOC128880160 gene encoding ral GTPase-activating protein subunit alpha-1 isoform X3: MFSKKLHVDVKKSTLKIQDVKKDSATRFKHLKIVLENVDTDEAKGFFEGNFSHVYFILYDCFVSAEANLRQRELSFHIVHKAHREELEQVLQLLEKVLTLLPELLNRRWQCHSLARILQKLLHPGNSWKLRRQAVRYFILWYQALGENAPEHIHQMFASLVPGFPPQQPSPYKSERKADGKKDKLAKAIGCDDKDKKEFYDTHLSQSTFHDNASNQCPVTPVDGGPILPPQGGEKPLDNETVRFLEALLEFMVTQVIKIEWRDKSSRQHKTFQFLLERFKVAYLRHICPEFDDNFSLYKPNLELPTMRKPTNQSQDNYVLCKVALIKWIASFTHVARKDGLFAHLSHSTTPNEESTDSELRRVSVTQNSSDSSLLSPESTVSQPENQNQEDNTVSAVTLVREVLYSNRDNVNLVHELYRQAFLLDFNHAGAIRKAIAVYKDWIQMNELPPFMLESLDSHKERDSEDKKDPSDIDRSPSESYRQTRLRNDSYLGAIHRENLFIRAGLQNVLQVFITQASNVFFLEHSGPNASPTLLEEQTDSCKRVLNVYRYVVMHSRLEPATWEQLLRVLLQITSLVLNEKSSRRKAQESIGGKLAPAIFQTLIVTWIKANLNVVISTQLWDQFLDVITSLTQWEELIREWAKTLDTLTRVLARHVYNLDLNDLPLDRLSEQKTKRRRGVGSRAASTGSVQPPRKGSVDQDNSAVSKENVTDHPMRDLRKVRHLPRSASDNSIYNGKARTKLHRNRTHTVHSGIPEQDMARLLSSGTTSSSGPGRKMLPNRRAKSLDSIIIVDSEPPSPRCPSPTPSSGVDSNKDSPIQIENIDGSSIDTNDASERRSVMAGGGVRGWLPDVAVVLWRRMLSALGDVNNIQDPSLHGQVMDYLVQLTQTLIKIRLNQGVSGDNQATPPAPELIPPLTVIAPWCFKAIQLPDQYEVGKLAAYRLICLLTVQPQDINLPKQHLSLFYRAVHNGIVSNDSKVLHVLVKYTGPRFFSLNLPGSSLLILDYIHAANVILSSQDIEAPRTEAVSIIGSLLSLPATTVKLPVLQPTPTDILTMTCPDAKEHIITILLRSCRREPTGIARCVALSSIAMFVYRELCCKNQHPRIPESVTVLLLALRASHATVAQVACDSLLLLCDKADTLLELYPNVPSKIIQILSETLGYMSTRDKRGPLPISMLFCLGEWAMHLGPDVLLRVFQGKPLLMTLFTVLDNMAQDRVTKGLLQSGKRHEDEDDDFDPDITLDNLPDDASFKSPPRGNIQSVQLAAKMVMMHLINHLGHFPMGIGAARLSSLVVELDDVPGIDGDELSSAIFHAPNIQLLMLSNSVIMSLVELAALDAPGGGVTAGLTTAPSLVRVLLRDLAGKASWDSSILYSQPSVDDDVPIAFTKHVEWKTKIHGDDLSSVTTSQACTPRHTIRHREPHVLPTFANGASDMDNLDDLLQYIGHTSPEVLTNPEIALNAPANPPQGQHLESETIATILNQRNAEQEHINNWNQHISMCATAISPPSCRPPPAPFHHCRLLFSHLGLSGWEQRRKLHLLSKNEKLLRELRNLDSQRSRETHKIAVIYVSQGQEDKNSILSNVTASKEYENFIARLAWEVELESHTGFLGGLVPGKASGVTAPYFATSFTEILFHVATRMPSDSPESLLQKTRHLGNDEVHIVWSEHWRDYRRDIIPTEFCDVLIVIYPLHNKLYRVQISRKAEIPFFGPLFDECIVEDRVLPGLVRTTALAASRAKRSTLTLYQHYYEERARSIDTVMRNHKEATTFEEFTANVYSPVQPPSPFSGASSVSGSTTSVQSTASSNLAAALIDSHQGRSGLRSSSATSSDNRANRVLHNLFRVSDGSRVWFSNDTPESTALHGISPRPVKKMSFKTGPKQRASTQPTPPDSPRYK; encoded by the exons ATGTTCAGCAAAAAACTTCATGTAGACGTCAAAAAGTCAACACTGAAGATTCAGGATGTTAAAAAGGATAGCGCTACTCGGTTCAAGCACCTTAAGATCGTACTAG AAAATGTGGACACTGATGAGGCAAAGGGGTTTTTTGAAGGCAACTTCAGTCATgtctattttattctgtacGATTGTTTTGTGTCAGCTGAAGCAAACCTCCGGCAAAGAG AACTTTCCTTCCACATTG TGCATAAAGCACATAGGGAGGAATTGGAGCAGGTGTTACAGCTCTTAGAGAAAGTTTTAACTCTTCTCCCTGAGCTTCTCAATAGAAGATGGCAATGTCACAGCCTGGCTAGGATTTTGCAGAAACTTTTACATCCTGGTAATAGTTGGAAACTTCGTAGACAAGCTGTAAG gtattttattttgtggtATCAAGCACTTGGTGAAAATGCCCCTGAGCATATACATCAAATGTTTGCAAGTCTGGTGCCAGGATTTCCACCCCAGCAACCATCCCCTTACAAATCTGAACGTAAGGCGGATGGAAAGAAGGACAAGCTTGCAAAAGCAATTGGTTGTGATGATAAAGATAAGAAGGAATTTTACGATACGCACTTGTCGCAAAGTACTTTTCACGACAATGCCTCGAATCAGTGTCCCGTCACTCCAGTCGACGGTGGACCTATTTTACCCCCGCAAGGCGGAGAAAAGCCTCTTGATAACGAGACTGTTCGATTTTTAGAAGCGTTGCTTGAATTTATGGTTACTCAG GTCATAAAGATAGAATGGCGAGATAAATCTTCGCGACAGCACaagacttttcaatttttattagaacgTTTTAAAGTTGCATACCTTCGTCATATTTGCCCTGAGTTCGACGACAATTTCTCCTTGTACAAACCTAATTTAGAATTGCCTACGATGCGTAAACCAACGAATCAAAGTCAGGATAATTATGTATTGTGTAAAGTTGCTTTGATTAAATGGATTGCTAGTTTTACGCATGTCGCTAGAAAAGATGGTCTTTTCGCACATCTTTCTCATAG CACAACTCCGAACGAAGAAAGTACGGATTCGGAACTTCGTCGCGTTTCAGTTACACAGAACTCGAGCGATTCGTCTTTACTGTCGCCCGAGTCAACTGTGTCTCAGCCAGAGAATCAAAATCAGGAAGACAATACCGTTTCGGCTGTTACTCTGGTTAGAGAAGTTCTTTACAGTAACAGAGATAACGTGAATTTAGTACACGAACTGTATAGACAAGCATTTCTTCTGGACTTTAACCACGCTGGTGCTATAAGGAAGGCTATAGCCGTTTACAAAGATTGGATTCAAATGAAT GAACTTCCTCCGTTCATGTTGGAATCATTGGACAGTCACAAGGAAAGAGACTCGGAGGACAAGAAGGACCCAAGCGATATCGATAGAAGTCCATCCGAATCCTATCGTCAAACGAGATTGAGGAACGATTCCTACCTCGGTGCTATACACAGAGAAAACTTGTTCATAAGAGCGGGATTACAAAATGTTCTTCAAGTATTCATTACGCAAGCTTCTAATGTATTCTTCTTAGAACATTCTGGACCAAATGCATCCCCAACGTTACTCGAAGAACAAACGGATAGCTGTAAAAGGGTTTTGAACGTGTATCGTTACGTCGTTATGCATTCTAGATTAGAACCAGCCACTTGGGAACAGTTGCTTAG GGTACTGCTGCAAATAACGTCGCTCGTTCTCAACGAAAAATCGTCTCGACGCAAAGCTCAAGAAAGCATCGGCGGCAAGCTAGCACCTGCCATATTTCAAACTTTGATCGTCACGTGGATTAAAGCCAATCTAAACGTCGTTATCTCTACTCAGTTGTGGGATCAGTTTTTAGACGTGATAACGTCTTTAACGCAATGGGAAGAGTTAATTCGAGAGTGGGCA AAAACGCTGGACACTTTAACGAGAGTGCTTGCCAGACACGTGTATAACTTGGATCTGAACGATCTACCATTGGATAGACTGAGCGAGCAAAAAACTAAGAGGCGTCGCGGCGTTGGGAGTCGTGCCGCTTCCACGGGGAGTGTCCAGCCACCTCGCAAAGGAAGCGTCGATCAAGACAACAGTGCGGTCTCTAAAGAAAATGTTACTG ACCATCCGATGCGAGACTTGAGAAAAGTGCGACATCTGCCGCGCAGTGCAAGCGACAACTCGATATACAATGGAAAAGCGCGTACGAAACTTCACAGAAATCGTACCCACACCGTGCACAGCGGTATTCCTG AGCAAGACATGGCGCGGCTATTGTCAAGCGGTACCACATCTTCGTCGGGACCTGGAAGGAAAATGTTACCGAACAGACGCGCTAAATCCTTGGATAGCATTATCATAGTCGATAGCGAGCCACCGTCACCTAGGTGCCCGTCTCCGACGCCTAGCAGCGGGGTCGACAGCAACAAAGACAGTCCGATACAAATAGAGAACATTGACGGCAGTAGTATCG ATACTAATGACGCGTCGGAAAGGAGATCTGTTATGGCAGGTGGTGGTGTTCGCGGTTGGTTGCCTGACGTAGCAGTCGTATTATGGCGACGTATGTTATCTGCATTGGGGGATGTGAATAACATTCAGGATCCTTCTCTTCATGGTCAAGTCATGGATTACCTCGTTCAACTCACGCAGACACTTATAAAA ATTCGTTTGAACCAAGGTGTTTCGGGAGACAATCAAGCAACCCCTCCAGCTCCTGAACTTATACCTCCTTTAACAGTCATCGCGCCGTGGTGTTTCAAG GCCATACAACTTCCCGATCAGTACGAAGTTGGAAAATTAGCAGCGTACCGTTTGATCTGCCTTCTGACAGTTCAGCCGCAGGACATCAATTTACCGAAGCAACACTTGTCCCTTTTCTATCGCGCGGTTCACAACGGTATCGTCAGCAACGACAGTAAAGTACTGCACGTGCTGGTCAAGTACACCGGGCCCAGGTTTTTCAGTTTGAATCTTCCTGGCTCTAGCCTGTTGATCTTAGATTACATTCACGCTGCTAATGTAATATTGAGCAGCCAGGACATCGAG GCGCCGAGGACAGAAGCTGTCTCAATAATTGGATCACTACTGTCCTTACCTGCAACTACGGTTAAATTGCCCGTATTGCAACCCACTCCAACAGACATTCTGACCATGACGTGCCCAGACGCAAAG GAACACATAATCACGATTCTTTTGAGAAGCTGTAGACGGGAACCAACTGGTATAGCAAGATGCGTGGCTCTTTCAAGTATCGCGATGTTCGTGTACAGAGAACTGTGCTGCAAGAATCAACACCCAAGAATCCCGGAATCCGTCACGGTTCTTCTTTTAGCGCTTAGA GCCAGTCATGCCACTGTTGCACAAGTGGCGTGTGACTCTCTTCTGTTATTATGCGACAAAGCGGACACCCTTCTGGAACTCTATCCGAATGTGCCATCTAAAATAATCCAA attttatcGGAAACGCTTGGATACATGAGTACTCGAGACAAACGCGGTCCTTTGCCAATATCGATGTTATTCTGTTTGGGCGAATGGGCTATGCACCTAGGTCCTGATGTCTTATTGCGCGTATTTCAGGGAAAACCTCTGCTAATGACTTTGTTCACG GTTTTGGATAACATGGCCCAAGATAGGGTCACTAAAGGCTTGCTACAGTCAGGTAAACGTCACGAAGACGAGGACGATGACTTCGATCCTGATATTACCTTGGACAACTTGCCTGACGATGCTAGCTTTAAATCGCCTCCGCGAGGCAATATTCAGTCTGTCCAACTAGCGGCAAAAATG GTAATGATGCATTTAATAAATCACTTGGGACATTTCCCCATGGGTATCGGAGCTGCGCGATTGTCTTCATTGGTTGTCGAGTTGGACGACGTACCAGGAATCGATGGAGACGAATTATCCTCTGCCATTTTCCACGCACCGAATATACAATTGCTAATGTTGTCCAACTCCGTGATAATGTCACTCGTGGAGCTGGCCGCATTGGACGCTCCTGGCGGTGGCGTCACTGCTGGATTGACCACTGCTCCGTCGTTGGTCAGAGTTTTGTTGCGGGATCTGGCAGGGAAAGCGTCTTGGGATagttcaattttatacagtCAACCTTCGGTTGACGACGATGTTCCGATAGCATTTACAAAACATg TCgaatggaaaacaaaaattcacggTGATGACTTGAGCAGCGTCACGACGTCTCAGGCATGCACGCCGCGACACACGATACGACACCGTGAACCTCATGTATTGCCTACGTTTGCAAACGGCGCAAGCGATATGGATAACCTGGACGAT CTCTTACAATATATAGGACATACAAGTCCCGAAGTATTAACCAATCCAGAAATCGCACTTAACGCGCCAGCTAACCCACCCCAAGGGCAGCATCTCGAGAGCGAGACTATCGCGACCATTCTCAACCAGAGGAATGCGGAACAAGAGCATATCAACAACTGGAATCAGCACATCAG CATGTGTGCAACAGCAATAAGTCCACCATCCTGTCGTCCACCTCCAGCGCCATTTCACCACTGCCGTCTTCTGTTTTCGCACCTGGGTTTGTCGGGTTGGGAGCAACGTAGAAAATTGCATTTACTATCGAAAAATGAGAAACTCTTGCGGGAACTCCGTAACTTGGACAGTCAGAGGTCCAGGGAAACCCACAAAATAGCAGTAATTTACGTCAGTCAGGGCCAGGAGGATAAAAATTCCATATTGAGCAACGTCACGGCTAGTAAAGAATACGAAAACTTCATCGCGAGATTGGCTTGGGAAGTGGAGCTTGAATCGCACACGGGTTTCCTAGGCGGTCTCGTGCCTGGGAAAGCGTCTGGCGTTACTGCGCCTTACTTTGCTACATCTTTCACCGAAATTCTCTTCCACGTGGCAACGAGAATGCCTTCCGATAGTCCTGAAAGTTTACTGCAAaag ACGCGGCACCTTGGCAACGACGAGGTTCACATAGTTTGGTCCGAGCACTGGAGAGACTACCGCAGAGACATAATACCAACGGAATTTTGTGATgttttaatagtaatttatccattacataataaattatatagagTTCAAATTTCTCGGAAGGCAGAGATCCCCTTTTTTGGACCTCTGTTTGATGAATGCATCGTGGAAGATCGAGTTCTGCCCGGATTGGTGAGGACAACAGCTCTGGCAGCGAGTAGGGCGAAACGGTCCACGCTTACGTTGTATCAACATTA TTACGAGGAGAGAGCGAGGTCCATTGATACCGTTATGAGAAACCATAAAGAAGCGACTACGTTCGAGGAATTCACAGCTAACGTGTATTCTCCGGTGCAGCCGCCGAGCCCGTTCAGCGGGGCTTCTTCCGTATCTG GATCTACAACAAGCGTGCAATCCACAGCGTCGTCAAACCTCGCAGCAGCGCTTATAGATTCTCATCAGGGGCGATCGGGTCTGCGAAGTTCATCGGCGACGAGCAGTGATAACCGCGCGAATAGAG TCTTACACAATCTATTCAGAG TTTCCGATGGTAGCAGAGTGTGGTTTAGTAACGACACTCCAGAGAGTACGGCGCTCCATGGAATTTCACCTAGACCCGTAAAGAAGATGTCGTTCAAAACTGGGCCGAAGCAGAGGGCGAGCACTCAACCTACACCGCCTGACAGTCCCAGATATAAATAA